The region CAGGAGCTTCTTCACGGGGGTCGGGTCTGGCTCCAGATGGGCCGATCTCACCGGCCCCAACGTCGTCTGGCTCCGGTGTGAGCGCGGGCGCGGGCTCCACGCCGTCTGGCTCTCCAACATCACCAGGCTCTGGTGTGAGCTCGGGTGGCTCGGCCTCGCCTCTGTCGCCACCCGAGTCCAGTCTGGTGTTGCCGCCACCTGCTGCTGCTCCTCGAGCCCACACACGCAGCCAGACAGGCGTGTTTCAGCCAAAGATTCGTACTGATGGGACTGTCGCGTGGCTCGTTGCTTGTATGGCTCATGCTGTGGAGGATCCTACTGCTGAGCCTCGTCACTTTCAGGCTGCCCTGAGCATTCCTCACTGGCGTGCTGCGATGGAACAGGAGTTTCAGGCATTGTTGCAGAATGACACATGGCAGCTTGTTCCTCCAGTATCTGGGATCAACATTATTGATTCTAAATGGGTGTTTAAAGTCAAGAGGCATGCTGATGGCTCCATTGAACGCTACAAATCAAGGCTAGTTGCTAAGGgtttcaaacagaggtatggtcttgattatgcaGACACATTCAGTCCAGTTATCAAGCCCACTACTATTCGTTTGCTGTTGTCCCTTGCTGTTACTCGAGGATGGttccttcgtcaacttgatgtgcagaatgctttcttgcatggagttttggaggaggaggtttatatgcgacAGCCGCCAGGGTTTGTGGATCCTGATCGTCCTCACCATCTCTGTCGTCTTGTCAAGGCACTATATGGGCTCAAACAGGCTCCCCGTGCATGGCATGCACGTCTTGGCTCTGTACTGCGGGCGCTTGGTTTTATTCCCTCCACTGCTGACACATCACTGTTTCTTCTTCAGCGACCTGAGGTTACGATGTACTTGctggtctatgttgatgatatcatcctcaTCAGTTCCTCAGATGCTGCTGCTGATCGTCTTGTGGCTGCTTTGAATGGTGATTTTGCTGTCAAGGACCTTGGTGCTCTACACTTCTTTCTTGGCCTGGAGGTTTCACGGTCTTCTGCTGGGTTAACTCTTTCTCAGAAGAAGTACGCTCTTGACCTGTTGCGCCGTGCTGGTATGTTGAAGTGTAAACCTTCCAGTACTCCAATGTCTGCCACTGATCGATTGTCTGCTCTTGATGGAGATCCTCTTTCACCTGATGATGCCACTGAGTACCGCAGTCTTGTTGGAGGTCTGCAGTATCTTACTATCACCAGACCAGATGTCTCTTATGCAGTCAACCGTGTTTGTCAGTTTCTCCATGCACCCAGGACTTCTTATTGGTCAGCTGTGAAGCGTATCCTGCGTTATGTCTGTCTCACTGCTTCTCATGGTTTGCTCCTCCAACCTGCGCCATCTTCTGAGCTCTCAGCCTTCtcggatgcagactgggctggtagtCCTGATGATCAGCGATCCACGGGGGGGTATGCAGTGTTTCTTGGTTCTAACTTGGTTGCTTGGAATGCTCGCAAGCAGGCTACGGTGTCTCGCAGCAGCACGgaagctgagtacaaagcagtGGCTGATGCGACGGCTGAGATCATTTGGATTCAGTCCTTGTTGCGTGAGTTGAGGATCTCTTCAGCTCATCCTCCAGTactttggtgtgacaacattggtgctaCATATTTGTCATCTAATCCTGTGTTCCATGCTCGGACGAAACATATtgaggttgactatcactttgttcgagaacgagttgcacagaagctacttagcatcaagttcatctcatcaaaggatcaacttgctgacatcttcacgaagcctcttcctcaaccacagtttgtaggctgtaggcgcaatcttaacttagtTTGTACCTCAGGtcacagttaagattgagggagggtgttagactgtatatgtgCGTAGACTTGTGTATATGTAGACTTGTATATTGTACCCTTTGgtacttatatataatgagatagccgcacCCCTTTGAGGTGTCGAGCAGTCCACCAAAATATTTGTCTTACACATAAGGTAGGAGGCCTGACGTACggacgtgtgggcgttatctatgtTGCCCACAGGCAGGCATGTGTGAGAGACCGCGAGGAAAAAAAAGGcgtgtgggcattacttgttttgcccacacgtaggtgtgtgggctgaTCCTCTTAAACACCACACAAACTGTGTGGGCAGACTCCTTAACGCCCACACTTCTGGGCGTTATCGGCGTCCTAAACTAAAGGGCTTTGAAAGAATTTTTCCTACCAATTTTCTATCTTTTAAAATTTCTCTAAACCAAAGGATGCCTTAAGGATTTGTGTGCACAAGCTGAGCTGTATATGTCATCAGTTAATAGCAGCTGGTAGCCTTTGCATGGTTGCGTGCCTGTACCTCtagtcttcttcatcttctttcagctAAGGCCTAGGGCACATCTTCATTCGGCAAGGGTACAGTACGTAGTGCAGTAGTCAGCTATGTGGAGCCTTGTAATGGCCGCCGTCTTCTTCGCCAGCGGTGCCATCACTTTCGGCCCCGAAGGGCTCCTCGGCAGCTCGCCTGCTGCGACGGCAGTGAAGATGGCTCACCTTCTATTCTTTGCCACATCCTTGGGTGCCACTGTCTATGCCATCTTCGTCGGTGGCATCGTCATGTTCCTGTACGTACGAATCCATACGTTGCTATTCTAGTTGCCTTTTCATCGATCTctctttctctgagtttttcttcttccttttttgtctGTGTGGTTTAATTATCTCGGAAAGCTACTTGCCGAGGCACATGATGGGCAGGCTACGCGGGAAGGTGTTCCCAGCTTGCTTCACGCTGAACACGGTATGCACGGCCCTGTCCGCCGCGGCGTTCGCCTGGCTAAACTATCCGTGGAAGACGGCACCAGTCGTGGAGCGCCGGCAGCTTGGACTCCTCGTCGCCACTGTCGGGTTCGACCTCACCAACCTGCTCCTCCTAGCGCCGAAGACCCTCGAGGTACCGGTGATGAGTGATTAGTGGCATCTCATGTGCTCTATCGATAGTATTCTATTTGGGTTTGTCGAAAAGAGCAGTTGTATGCCTTGGAATAGAGATCTGCTTATATATTTCACAAACATGATTTATCTTGACCTTCGATGTATATCGACATGGAATTAAACAAGCAAATAATAATCTAGCACATAGATTTTAATTTGTATGTTTAATTCCAAATTAGACTTATGGTAAATTataaactactactccctccgttcctaaatataagtctttgtagggattccactatgaaccacatacagatgtatatggatgcattttagagtgcagattcattaattttgcttcgtatgtagtccatagtagaatctctacaaagacttatactccctccgttcgaaaatagatgactcaattttgtactaactttagtataaagttgagtcatctattttggaacggagggagtatttaggaacggagggagtagcacatatgcccatgcgttgcaaaggGAGAGATAATTTGAAgccggaacattttttgaaaacattaaCCTTTTATAAAATCACGAATATTTTTTGACTTTGTGAATGTTTTTAAAAACAGGAACATGTTTTCAACATTTGGAACAACTTTAGAAAATGTGATTTTGAAGCGCAAACATTATTTTCAATTTGTGAACATTTCAGTAGAACAAGAATATCTTTTGAatcttcaacatttttcaaatgtaacTGTTTTTCTTTGAATCTCAAACAAATTTGGAAAATACTACTATCATTTCACGAATTTTGAACAACTTTTAGAACGATAAAAATAAATTAAAATgccaaaaaaattcaaacagtatTTGTttcaaaattctgaaaattttcgaaaatttgaccaaaattgaaatttgGAAATTTTGAATTTACGAAAAAAGCGAAAAACTAAAATAAATttccaaaggaaaaaagaaaaaatagcaggaaagaaaaaggaaaaaactacAGAATAGAAGAGAAAATAGGCCGGCCCAGTCTTGGCTGTCATGTGCGAAGACCTGACAATATGCCGCACCCTGCAGCAAATAGGATTTTGCCAACTACATTGGGAGTAAATTATGTGGGCTGGCTTCGCTGGGCCAGAGCGCGTGTAGCCCATATGCGAAATTCTGGACAAACCATTATTCTCTTCTAACAGATGGACACACAAAAATTTAGTACCAACTcgaataaaagaagaagaaaaatcggcggtgaacggatgaaaaaaacaAAGAAACGCATCTTGCTTTATTAgtaaggtatagatatagatatagatatagatatagatatagatgagcCAGTTTAATACTATTTCCACGACAATCATATGTTAATCTTATGGAATTTCAGTATTATCAATATTTTTAGAATattttgattcattttaaataaaaaTAGGAATTCCAATAATTAAATATGAAGAAATTAAAGTAAGATTTTGTTATAATTATGTAAAAAGTTGAACGATTGTTTTAGAGTTAAATTAGATGAGATTTAGTGTCATTGTTCTCCAAATTTTTCTGAGACTAGTAGATGCATGCGTGCAATGAACGTTGATATTAGAAAGAAAATTAATTACATGTTGATATTAGGTATGATATTAATTATATGTAATAACATGATTACCACAAATTATTATTTAATATGATATTAATTGCACGCTAAACATGTTAAGCACTCACCATTGGAGCAATATAGGTTGTTGTGTTGCTATGTTTTCATGGACGAGATTAATGCCGCTTTGGGTATTTTCATATTGGCATAGGTGGCATCTATTTGTGTTATTACAATCTGGGAACTAGTAAAATAGAATAAAATGTGAAATAACACCCAACTAGCACCCAAaaaggcaggagagagagagagaggggggggggtaatTTTCACCTTAAAATGGGAAAAGGGGAATGTCAAAATGGGTGATTTTCAGCAATTTTCCTCAAATAGAAATTAAAACTTATACTTTTCAATAAATGTTAAAGGTTAGGACTtgctcttttgttttctttctcattTTGCTTTTTAGGGCTATCTTGTTGCCCGAGAGTGGTATGAAATCACAAATACCTTTTTAAAGTTTTGAATCGAGGACGGAGTTATAACATATACCCTTCATTTTTACATTTCGCATATTATTTCTGTCTTAAGCGAAACTTTATa is a window of Triticum dicoccoides isolate Atlit2015 ecotype Zavitan chromosome 2B, WEW_v2.0, whole genome shotgun sequence DNA encoding:
- the LOC119361155 gene encoding transmembrane protein 205-like, with the translated sequence MAAVFFASGAITFGPEGLLGSSPAATAVKMAHLLFFATSLGATVYAIFVGGIVMFLYLPRHMMGRLRGKVFPACFTLNTVCTALSAAAFAWLNYPWKTAPVVERRQLGLLVATVGFDLTNLLLLAPKTLEMMQERHIVERGLGLGEQGSFDGLRSNIRLATSNAALAAANRRFWAAHIPSAVALLASTFGLAAHLWYLAGKLAL